From the genome of Pyrobaculum sp. 3827-6, one region includes:
- a CDS encoding universal stress protein has product MGDEPFYELAYKFRRILVPISPMSPARLRELLNVAVDFGERYGAEIIFLYVAPTEGDTSEELRKTVDDFVGKRGVRYHFKTRKMGEGETVASEIVKELSENTYDMVILLSRGYYGASALLYNSTSIAVALAANTSVLILR; this is encoded by the coding sequence ATGGGTGACGAGCCCTTCTACGAGCTGGCTTACAAATTCAGGAGAATTCTAGTCCCCATCTCGCCGATGAGCCCCGCGAGGCTTAGAGAGTTGCTAAACGTGGCCGTGGACTTCGGCGAGAGATACGGCGCGGAGATAATCTTCCTATACGTGGCCCCCACGGAGGGGGATACTTCAGAGGAGCTGAGAAAGACAGTGGATGATTTCGTGGGGAAGCGGGGGGTGAGGTACCACTTCAAGACTAGGAAGATGGGGGAGGGGGAGACCGTCGCCTCGGAAATAGTCAAAGAGCTGTCTGAAAACACCTACGACATGGTAATCCTCCTCTCACGCGGCTACTACGGAGCCTCCGCCCTGCTGTACAACAGCACATCCATAGCAGTGGCGCTGGCAGCCAACACCTCAGTATTAATACTGCGGTAA
- a CDS encoding family 1 glycosylhydrolase → MKIGAAVSPYQHFGFCRCDMPDEPGAYHLLFYNEDISLAKAVGLEIFRTGVEWAMVEPVEGRYDREALRLFERYLGDVKEAGLETWVTLHHFTNPRWVWRHGGWESRVVAVRFLSYVDLVARELGDYIDVAIIFNEPNMYTYLAYGRGDLPPFAFLSIKNMRRAQSVIDRAITEARDVLKSYGIKATFTHSYTRFEARSPIFKAVLHFLNKQNDRYMSMFREMDYAAINFYVVGRYDDFSLRFVLRPGALLEVRPPRPLAVTEFGIATRDEELRYSYLCAMAGIFKEVKPEAAIWWSFLHGYEWGLGYQPFFALIDVKGTRRVPTKLAHVFRETLRNPPACRLENLDLGYEWRWQPL, encoded by the coding sequence GTGAAGATTGGCGCCGCGGTTTCGCCTTACCAACACTTCGGCTTCTGTAGGTGCGACATGCCGGACGAGCCGGGGGCTTACCATCTGCTTTTCTACAACGAGGACATAAGCCTGGCCAAGGCTGTTGGGCTTGAGATCTTTAGGACCGGCGTGGAGTGGGCTATGGTGGAGCCCGTGGAGGGGCGCTACGACCGGGAGGCGCTTAGGCTCTTCGAGAGATACCTCGGCGACGTCAAGGAGGCGGGGTTGGAGACCTGGGTCACCCTGCACCACTTCACCAACCCCCGCTGGGTGTGGAGACACGGGGGGTGGGAGAGCCGGGTGGTCGCGGTGAGGTTCCTCTCATATGTAGACCTCGTGGCTCGGGAGCTGGGGGACTACATAGACGTCGCCATTATCTTCAACGAGCCGAATATGTACACCTACCTGGCGTACGGAAGGGGCGACCTGCCCCCATTCGCCTTCCTCTCTATTAAAAACATGAGAAGAGCCCAGTCGGTGATTGACCGCGCCATCACCGAGGCGCGGGACGTGTTGAAGAGCTACGGCATCAAGGCCACCTTCACCCATTCATACACCAGATTCGAGGCGAGGAGCCCCATCTTCAAGGCGGTGCTACACTTCCTAAACAAGCAGAACGACAGATATATGAGTATGTTTCGGGAGATGGACTACGCCGCCATCAACTTCTACGTGGTGGGGAGATACGACGACTTCTCGCTGAGGTTCGTGCTGAGGCCTGGGGCTCTGCTGGAGGTAAGGCCCCCCCGGCCCCTCGCCGTGACGGAGTTCGGCATAGCCACAAGAGACGAGGAGCTGAGGTACAGCTACCTATGCGCCATGGCCGGCATATTCAAAGAGGTGAAGCCGGAGGCCGCGATATGGTGGAGCTTTCTACACGGCTACGAGTGGGGCCTGGGGTATCAGCCCTTCTTCGCGCTCATAGACGTCAAGGGGACACGGAGAGTGCCTACAAAACTCGCCCACGTATTTAGAGAGACGTTGAGAAACCCCCCCGCCTGTAGGCTGGAGAATCTCGATCTTGGCTATGAGTGGCGCTGGCAGCCGCTCTAG
- a CDS encoding type II glyceraldehyde-3-phosphate dehydrogenase: MKVGVVGYGTIGKRIADAVAAQDDMKISGVLKVTPDYEAKVALERGFRVYTLPDRLDKFRKAGIEPAGTIEDLIKASDVIIDASPEDVGRDNKEKYYSKFDKPVVFQGGEDADVAEVSFNALANYEEARGKRYVRVVSCNTTGITRVLTSLMLNGIGIKKARIFIARRGADPKEHKKGPINDVVPNPASVPSHHGPDVQTILRNVDIVTMAVAVPVTIMHMHMAYVELDGGYTRDAVLEAFAKTPRLFLADVGAGFQSLAQVIEFARDLGRPRGDFPEVAIFRDSVTVRGGELYLMYGVHQESIVVPENIDVIRAIFGAMPKWRSIEKTDKTLKLITEGKRYG; this comes from the coding sequence GTGAAAGTGGGAGTAGTTGGCTACGGGACAATAGGCAAACGCATCGCCGACGCCGTGGCGGCGCAGGACGACATGAAGATCTCCGGAGTCTTGAAGGTGACGCCGGACTACGAGGCGAAGGTGGCGCTGGAAAGAGGCTTCAGGGTGTACACTCTGCCGGATAGGCTGGACAAGTTTAGAAAAGCCGGCATCGAGCCGGCGGGCACGATAGAAGACTTGATAAAAGCCTCCGACGTCATAATTGACGCCTCTCCCGAGGACGTCGGCCGAGACAACAAGGAGAAGTACTACAGCAAGTTTGACAAGCCCGTGGTGTTTCAAGGGGGGGAGGACGCCGACGTGGCCGAGGTAAGCTTCAACGCCCTTGCCAACTACGAAGAGGCGAGGGGCAAGCGCTATGTGAGGGTGGTGAGTTGCAACACCACTGGCATTACGAGAGTTCTCACGTCGCTGATGCTAAACGGCATAGGGATCAAAAAGGCGAGGATATTCATCGCCAGGCGCGGCGCCGACCCCAAGGAGCACAAGAAGGGGCCTATAAACGACGTCGTCCCCAACCCGGCCAGCGTCCCCAGCCACCACGGCCCCGACGTCCAGACAATACTGCGGAACGTAGACATCGTAACCATGGCCGTCGCGGTGCCCGTCACGATAATGCACATGCACATGGCGTACGTCGAGCTAGACGGGGGCTACACCAGAGACGCGGTGCTCGAGGCCTTTGCAAAGACGCCGCGGCTCTTCCTAGCCGACGTGGGCGCCGGCTTCCAAAGCCTCGCCCAGGTTATAGAATTTGCAAGAGATCTCGGCAGACCCAGGGGCGACTTTCCAGAGGTTGCCATATTCAGAGACTCCGTGACGGTCAGAGGCGGGGAGCTGTACCTAATGTACGGCGTCCACCAAGAGTCCATCGTCGTGCCGGAGAACATAGACGTGATAAGGGCTATATTCGGCGCCATGCCCAAGTGGCGCTCTATTGAAAAAACAGACAAAACACTTAAACTAATAACAGAGGGGAAGAGATATGGGTGA